One Keratinibaculum paraultunense genomic window carries:
- a CDS encoding LysM peptidoglycan-binding domain-containing protein, which translates to MNYHIVKPEDTIYTIAQMYNISIETILKANPEINPNMLTMGQIISIPLAPKEECPPGTFPYMIKKGDTLYLIARKNHIPLSLLIRSNPNVNPNNLTVGDVLCIPKYWDDYKSELYKITFKYPSSWEKVEENYYEGATGYFIVSVINSDLPTDEICKEEAYQNLNPYGLDPNIRNIKIGNQEGCLIMPSKDQSKEMDNQAALIVKYPKPININEIEYNHLIIWAEKNHIQGIKNTLRFI; encoded by the coding sequence ATGAACTATCATATAGTTAAACCTGAAGATACCATCTATACAATAGCTCAAATGTATAATATATCAATAGAAACTATATTAAAAGCTAATCCTGAGATAAATCCTAATATGCTAACTATGGGACAAATAATATCCATACCTTTAGCCCCCAAAGAAGAATGTCCCCCTGGTACTTTCCCTTATATGATTAAAAAAGGAGATACCCTATACTTAATTGCTAGAAAAAACCACATACCATTAAGTTTACTTATAAGGTCAAATCCCAATGTAAATCCAAATAATTTAACTGTAGGAGACGTTTTATGTATTCCAAAATATTGGGATGATTATAAAAGTGAATTATATAAAATCACATTTAAATACCCCTCCTCTTGGGAAAAAGTAGAAGAAAATTACTATGAAGGAGCAACAGGATACTTTATAGTTTCTGTCATAAACTCTGATCTACCTACAGATGAAATATGTAAAGAAGAAGCTTATCAAAATCTAAATCCTTATGGACTAGATCCAAATATAAGAAATATTAAAATTGGTAATCAAGAAGGATGTTTAATTATGCCTTCGAAAGATCAAAGTAAAGAGATGGATAACCAAGCTGCATTAATAGTAAAATACCCCAAACCAATAAATATAAATGAAATAGAATACAATCATCTAATAATATGGGCTGAAAAAAATCATATTCAAGGAATAAAAAATACATTGCGATTTATTTAG
- a CDS encoding histone deacetylase, which produces MIKAKNKLGLVFFPAFDWAISPTHPEREERLLYTQDQIFEEGIQDIEGIKFFNPIIADEKDIQRVHFCVPDVKSRVTQSHLISVGGAIKASQSVMEKKVDKSFALVRPPGHHAQRVVYGDRGFCIVNVEAAMLERIRKEYGPLKVAIVDTDCHHGDGTQDIYWNDKNTLFISFHQDGRTLYPGTGFIDEFGGPAAYGYNINIPLPPGTGEEGFIYVLENVVLPILDEYKPDIIINSAGQDNHYTDPITNMNFTAQGYAKLNDRLNPDIAVLEGGYSIEGALPYVNLGIILAMAGIDYSHVHEPDYDKDKLKQPKNITEYIKQVSEIVYNRWKTKDELRLKEFKGLDNVERNRQIYYDTDGILETQSQNFKICKKCSGLNTIKSSCDRGYRIFAITIPKDACSNCIDEGYNLFKNPNGSYTHIYLQDRVNDKYYAK; this is translated from the coding sequence ATGATTAAAGCAAAAAATAAGTTAGGTTTAGTGTTTTTCCCAGCTTTCGACTGGGCTATTAGTCCTACCCATCCTGAAAGGGAAGAAAGACTTTTGTACACCCAAGATCAGATATTTGAAGAAGGCATTCAAGATATTGAAGGCATTAAATTTTTCAATCCTATTATAGCTGATGAAAAAGATATACAAAGAGTACATTTTTGTGTACCTGATGTAAAATCTAGAGTTACCCAGTCCCACTTAATATCTGTGGGAGGTGCTATTAAAGCTTCACAATCTGTAATGGAAAAAAAGGTAGACAAGTCCTTTGCATTAGTCCGTCCACCAGGACATCATGCCCAAAGAGTAGTATATGGAGATAGAGGCTTTTGTATAGTCAATGTTGAAGCAGCTATGTTAGAAAGGATAAGAAAAGAATATGGTCCTTTAAAAGTAGCCATAGTAGATACAGACTGTCATCACGGAGATGGCACTCAAGACATTTATTGGAATGATAAAAATACACTATTTATATCATTCCATCAAGACGGTAGAACCCTTTATCCTGGTACAGGATTTATAGACGAATTTGGCGGTCCTGCTGCTTATGGATACAATATAAATATCCCTCTACCACCAGGAACAGGGGAAGAAGGATTTATATATGTATTAGAAAATGTAGTACTGCCTATATTAGACGAATATAAACCAGATATTATAATAAATTCTGCTGGGCAGGACAATCATTATACAGATCCTATTACCAATATGAATTTTACAGCCCAAGGATATGCAAAATTAAATGACAGATTAAATCCAGATATTGCAGTTTTAGAAGGTGGTTATTCCATAGAAGGAGCATTGCCCTATGTAAATTTAGGCATAATACTAGCAATGGCAGGTATAGATTATTCTCATGTCCATGAACCTGACTATGATAAAGATAAGTTAAAACAACCTAAGAATATCACAGAATATATCAAACAAGTATCAGAAATTGTATACAATAGATGGAAGACTAAAGATGAATTAAGATTAAAAGAATTTAAAGGCTTAGATAATGTAGAAAGAAATAGACAAATATATTATGATACAGATGGAATACTTGAAACTCAATCTCAAAACTTCAAAATTTGCAAAAAATGTTCTGGTTTAAATACCATCAAATCTAGCTGTGATAGAGGTTATCGCATATTTGCTATAACTATACCAAAAGATGCTTGTTCCAATTGTATAGATGAAGGATATAATCTATTTAAAAACCCTAATGGAAGTTATACTCATATCTATCTTCAAGATAGAGTAAATGATAAATATTATGCAAAATAA
- a CDS encoding DegV family protein: MNNIKIFTDSTSDLSKELINENDISIVPSYVIFDDKIYKDSIDIDQTGLYEKINELGKIPKTAAPSPQDFIDAFKPYIDKGNDILYIGLSSKLSSTFQNANIAKKSFPDNNIKIIDTYNLSTGIGLLVLKACDFIKQGMNIENISKKIQQLTHKVKTAFVMDTLEYLHLGGRLSAIQHLIGNVLKIKPIIKVVDGELTIAQKVRGRKSKVVDVMLKDVLKNAHNIDPSRLFISHFQGGESVNYLKEQLATHINVENIHITNTGCVISSHCGPGTVGIAYLEK; the protein is encoded by the coding sequence ATGAATAATATTAAAATATTTACTGACAGTACTAGTGATTTATCTAAAGAGCTAATTAATGAAAACGATATATCAATAGTGCCCTCATATGTTATTTTTGACGATAAAATTTATAAAGACAGTATAGATATAGATCAAACAGGTCTCTATGAAAAAATTAATGAATTAGGTAAAATTCCTAAAACAGCTGCGCCATCCCCACAGGATTTTATAGATGCATTTAAGCCTTATATTGACAAGGGAAATGATATTTTATACATTGGATTGTCTTCAAAACTATCCTCTACTTTTCAAAATGCAAATATAGCCAAGAAATCATTCCCTGATAATAATATTAAAATTATTGATACCTATAATCTATCTACAGGTATAGGACTCTTAGTGCTAAAAGCATGTGATTTTATTAAACAAGGTATGAATATAGAAAATATTTCTAAGAAAATTCAGCAATTAACCCATAAAGTAAAAACTGCTTTTGTAATGGACACTTTAGAATATCTTCATCTAGGAGGTAGATTGTCTGCTATTCAACATCTAATAGGCAATGTTTTAAAAATAAAACCTATAATCAAAGTAGTTGATGGTGAATTGACAATAGCTCAAAAAGTTAGAGGAAGAAAAAGTAAAGTTGTAGATGTAATGCTTAAAGATGTTCTAAAAAATGCTCATAATATAGATCCTTCTAGACTATTTATTTCCCATTTCCAAGGAGGAGAATCTGTAAACTACTTAAAAGAACAATTAGCTACCCATATTAATGTAGAAAACATACATATTACAAATACAGGCTGTGTTATCTCAAGTCACTGTGGTCCTGGAACTGTCGGTATAGCATATTTAGAAAAATAG
- a CDS encoding spore germination protein, giving the protein MVSKSLKINKEQIKSLFNNTSDLVVYEFETLNNIKLMICYIEGFVEKSLLDRDIIKPIILNLDDNRDIKKVLYVSNVNEFNSLQEIADKMVYGGVALFVDKVSQCYVVNLNHWDKRSIEEPQSEAVIRGPKEGFIEDLATNKVMLRRRIRNNNLVFEDYIVGKQTRTSISIAYIQDVVNEEVLAEVKKRINWNIDIDGILESGYIQQLIEDNPSSLICTIGDTQKPDVVAGKLLEGRVAVFCDGTPHVLTMPKLFIEDIQSSEDYYSRPFYATFLRLLRINCLLLSIILPGLHVALQTFHQEMIPTVLLTTMAGAREGVPFPAMIEAFFMTFMLELMKESGIRLPRAVGSAVSIVGALVLGQAAVEAGLVSAPMVIVVAATAIAEFAVPALTEAIIIYRFIFILLGGFMGLYAITCGIIVISIQILSLNSFGIPYGFPLAPVNKQGLKDSVVRFPLRSFIYRPKSLEKRNIIRQKDIRKK; this is encoded by the coding sequence TTGGTATCAAAATCTCTTAAAATAAACAAGGAACAAATAAAAAGTTTATTTAACAATACTAGTGATTTAGTGGTTTATGAATTTGAAACTTTAAATAATATAAAGCTTATGATTTGTTATATTGAAGGATTTGTTGAAAAAAGTTTATTGGATAGAGACATAATTAAACCTATTATATTAAATTTAGATGATAATAGAGATATAAAAAAGGTTTTATATGTATCCAATGTAAATGAATTTAATAGTTTACAGGAAATAGCAGATAAAATGGTATATGGCGGTGTAGCCTTGTTTGTAGACAAGGTTAGCCAGTGCTATGTGGTTAATTTAAATCATTGGGATAAAAGATCAATAGAAGAACCTCAATCGGAAGCAGTAATTAGAGGACCTAAAGAAGGATTTATTGAAGATTTAGCTACCAATAAAGTAATGCTTAGACGAAGAATAAGAAATAATAATTTGGTATTTGAAGACTATATAGTGGGAAAACAAACAAGGACTAGCATTTCTATAGCATACATACAGGATGTTGTAAATGAAGAAGTGTTAGCAGAAGTAAAAAAAAGAATAAATTGGAACATAGATATTGATGGAATATTGGAAAGTGGATACATTCAACAACTGATTGAAGATAATCCATCATCTTTAATTTGTACCATAGGAGATACTCAAAAACCAGATGTAGTTGCTGGCAAATTATTAGAGGGGAGAGTTGCAGTGTTTTGTGATGGTACTCCCCATGTATTAACTATGCCTAAATTATTTATAGAAGATATTCAATCTAGTGAAGACTATTATTCAAGACCATTTTATGCAACTTTTTTAAGATTGTTAAGGATTAATTGTCTTCTTTTAAGTATAATTTTGCCAGGATTACATGTAGCATTACAAACCTTTCATCAAGAGATGATTCCTACTGTGCTCTTGACAACTATGGCTGGTGCAAGGGAAGGAGTGCCTTTTCCAGCAATGATTGAGGCTTTTTTTATGACATTTATGCTTGAGTTGATGAAAGAATCAGGTATTAGACTTCCAAGAGCAGTGGGCTCTGCAGTAAGTATTGTAGGGGCATTAGTATTAGGGCAAGCTGCAGTAGAAGCAGGATTAGTATCTGCCCCCATGGTAATTGTAGTTGCAGCTACAGCTATAGCAGAGTTTGCTGTTCCTGCTTTAACGGAAGCTATAATAATATATAGATTCATATTTATTTTATTGGGAGGTTTTATGGGTTTATATGCTATTACATGTGGAATTATTGTCATTTCAATTCAAATTTTATCACTAAATTCTTTTGGTATACCTTATGGTTTTCCTTTAGCTCCAGTAAATAAACAAGGACTTAAGGACTCTGTTGTAAGATTTCCATTGCGAAGTTTTATATATAGACCTAAATCTTTAGAAAAAAGAAATATAATAAGGCAGAAAGATATACGGAAGAAGTGA
- a CDS encoding hydantoinase/oxoprolinase family protein, whose amino-acid sequence MIVGLDMGGTHIDAVIIKNDKIINTVKKPTDKDNLFESIWSTLEELLKDYNKSKIKRINLSTTISTNAIVENTTSPVGMIIQSGPGLPQDFLACGDENVFISGYIDHRGTVVENWNPKEVKEALNIFKDKNIDSLAIVTKFSVRNPKHELEIKEMVQSSKIFSNITLGHTVSGKLNFPRRVYTSYLNSAVYDTFNNFSNNIKKSMEREGINAPIYILKADGGTMNLYTAEEKPVETILSGPAASFMGINAMLSSNEDAILLDIGGTTTDIFFLADGVPLFEPLGIQIDKYKTLVRAIYSISIGLGGDSSIDIKDGTIKIGPKRKGFAYAYGGPSPTPTDAMIALGLMEGNKEKAYEAMEILGNKLNISKKEMPDLILNTMANMIKNKVDEILNKINSQPVYTIKELLYGKQIEPKLINIIGGPAKVLAPILEKKFQLPCYYPDKYEVANAVGAALAKPTTEINMLVDTAKGILTVPELNIYEKINKNYTLEDAKKRALELVKKSAINLGATEEEIEAEITEESSFNMVRGFFTSGKNMRIKAQVKPGLICDLRGDSND is encoded by the coding sequence TTGATTGTTGGTTTAGATATGGGAGGAACCCATATAGACGCAGTTATAATAAAAAATGATAAAATCATAAATACAGTAAAAAAACCTACTGATAAAGATAATTTATTTGAATCCATTTGGTCTACCTTAGAGGAACTACTTAAAGACTATAATAAATCCAAAATTAAAAGAATTAATTTAAGTACTACTATATCCACCAACGCTATTGTTGAAAATACAACATCCCCTGTTGGAATGATAATCCAATCTGGACCAGGACTGCCTCAAGATTTCTTAGCTTGTGGTGATGAAAATGTGTTTATCTCTGGCTATATAGACCACAGGGGAACAGTAGTGGAAAATTGGAACCCTAAGGAAGTTAAAGAAGCACTTAATATTTTTAAAGATAAGAATATTGATTCTTTAGCTATAGTCACCAAGTTTTCTGTTCGAAATCCCAAACATGAATTAGAAATAAAGGAAATGGTACAATCTAGTAAAATATTCTCAAATATAACTTTAGGACATACAGTATCAGGCAAATTAAATTTTCCACGAAGAGTATACACTTCTTATTTAAATTCCGCTGTATATGATACATTCAATAATTTTTCTAATAATATTAAAAAATCCATGGAAAGAGAAGGTATAAATGCACCAATATATATATTAAAGGCTGACGGTGGAACCATGAATCTATATACAGCTGAAGAAAAACCAGTAGAAACTATACTTTCTGGACCAGCTGCAAGTTTTATGGGAATAAATGCAATGCTATCATCAAATGAAGATGCTATACTTTTAGACATTGGAGGTACTACTACAGATATATTTTTCTTGGCTGATGGAGTTCCTTTATTTGAACCTTTAGGAATACAAATAGATAAGTATAAAACATTAGTAAGAGCCATCTACAGTATTTCCATAGGGTTAGGAGGAGATAGTAGTATTGATATAAAAGATGGAACAATTAAAATTGGTCCAAAGAGAAAAGGATTTGCTTATGCCTATGGAGGACCAAGTCCTACACCTACTGATGCTATGATTGCATTAGGATTAATGGAAGGTAATAAAGAAAAAGCCTACGAAGCTATGGAAATTTTGGGCAACAAACTAAATATATCAAAAAAAGAAATGCCTGATTTAATACTAAATACCATGGCAAATATGATTAAAAATAAAGTAGATGAAATTTTGAATAAAATTAATAGTCAACCTGTTTATACTATTAAAGAACTATTATATGGAAAACAAATTGAGCCTAAACTAATAAATATAATTGGAGGTCCAGCAAAAGTTTTAGCACCAATACTTGAGAAAAAATTTCAACTTCCCTGCTATTATCCAGATAAATACGAAGTAGCCAATGCAGTAGGAGCAGCTTTAGCTAAGCCTACCACAGAAATAAATATGCTAGTAGATACTGCCAAAGGAATACTAACGGTTCCTGAATTAAATATATATGAAAAAATAAATAAAAACTATACATTAGAAGATGCAAAAAAAAGAGCTTTGGAATTGGTTAAAAAATCTGCTATAAATTTAGGAGCTACAGAAGAAGAAATAGAAGCTGAAATAACTGAAGAAAGTAGTTTTAATATGGTAAGAGGGTTTTTCACTAGTGGAAAAAATATGAGGATAAAAGCTCAAGTAAAACCTGGACTCATATGTGATTTGCGAGGTGATAGTAATGATTAA
- a CDS encoding dihydroorotate dehydrogenase: protein MIDTRVEIAQVEFKNPVIAASGTFGFGKEYGEYLPISKLGGICTKGLTLNKREGNKGIRIYETTGGILNSIGLQNPGIDGFIKEELSFMENEDTVILANVGGSTIEEYIKAVEKLNDTSIDMIELNISCPNVKEGGMAFGIKSEVAEGIVSKVRGVCKKPLIVKLSPNAEDIVHMAQCCERAGADGLSLVNTFSAMAIDIYSKKPVFNNILAGLSGPCIKPIALRMVYEVSKAVNIPVIGIGGIMDYKDAIEFIMAGAYAVQIGSGNFINPHICLDIIDGIERFMEEEGIKSIEEIRGVI from the coding sequence ATGATTGATACAAGAGTTGAAATTGCTCAAGTAGAATTTAAGAATCCAGTGATTGCAGCCTCAGGTACCTTTGGATTTGGAAAAGAATATGGAGAGTATTTACCTATTTCTAAATTAGGAGGCATATGTACCAAAGGGTTGACATTAAATAAGCGAGAAGGGAATAAAGGGATAAGAATATATGAGACTACAGGAGGAATTTTAAATAGTATAGGATTGCAAAATCCAGGAATTGATGGTTTTATAAAGGAAGAACTTTCGTTCATGGAAAATGAGGATACGGTAATATTGGCTAATGTTGGTGGAAGTACTATAGAAGAATATATTAAGGCAGTGGAGAAGTTAAATGATACCAGCATAGATATGATAGAGTTAAATATATCCTGTCCTAATGTTAAAGAGGGAGGTATGGCTTTTGGAATTAAATCAGAAGTAGCTGAAGGGATAGTTTCAAAGGTCAGAGGAGTATGTAAAAAACCTTTAATAGTAAAATTATCACCAAATGCCGAGGATATAGTTCATATGGCACAATGTTGTGAAAGAGCTGGCGCAGACGGTTTATCCCTTGTAAATACATTTAGTGCTATGGCAATAGATATATATTCAAAGAAACCAGTATTTAATAATATATTGGCAGGATTATCTGGTCCTTGTATCAAGCCTATTGCTCTTAGGATGGTATATGAGGTATCTAAAGCAGTAAATATACCGGTTATAGGTATAGGTGGGATAATGGATTATAAAGATGCTATTGAGTTTATTATGGCAGGGGCATATGCAGTTCAAATAGGAAGTGGTAACTTTATAAATCCTCATATATGTTTGGATATAATTGATGGAATAGAAAGGTTTATGGAAGAAGAAGGGATAAAATCTATTGAGGAGATAAGAGGAGTGATTTAA
- a CDS encoding GerAB/ArcD/ProY family transporter has protein sequence MNISSYQTILLITIYRAIMSLTYLPVVNTPPGNQDVWIMILLSIPYTIVFCFPILFLSNKFNDLTIIEYTEKIMGKVLGKIMGFIYAMILLIFNIFTVGILVEGLNTMMFPETPTWVTASIMLITCAYVAYKGLEPMARGAEIFVPFILIVVLIFIILGYQNYDFTVLLPILSDSKFKDINKGAMYTAFRFLDIIILAMIAPYLNNKEDLNKIFIQSVIYSLSIILLVTIVTQVSLGIEFAKYSNFPFFTFTRLINILDFIQRIDALYIVSWIVGNIGKITGYLYFSALAFNQVFKKGDHKNYIIPITLIILIAVILIKDKKSILGIKGLIEDIILVMSILSIGILPIITFMIYFFRRKTINKEGD, from the coding sequence ATGAATATATCAAGCTATCAAACGATATTATTAATAACAATATATAGAGCAATAATGAGTTTGACTTATTTACCTGTTGTAAACACTCCTCCAGGAAATCAAGATGTTTGGATAATGATATTATTGTCAATACCTTATACAATTGTATTTTGTTTTCCCATATTATTTTTAAGCAATAAATTTAATGATCTAACTATAATAGAGTATACTGAAAAGATTATGGGAAAAGTTTTGGGGAAAATAATGGGATTTATTTATGCAATGATTTTATTGATATTTAATATATTTACTGTTGGAATTTTAGTTGAAGGTCTTAATACTATGATGTTTCCAGAAACTCCTACTTGGGTTACAGCTTCTATTATGCTGATTACGTGTGCCTATGTTGCATATAAGGGATTAGAGCCGATGGCTAGAGGAGCAGAAATATTTGTACCTTTTATATTGATAGTAGTATTAATCTTTATAATTTTAGGATATCAAAATTATGATTTTACTGTATTATTGCCAATACTTTCTGATTCTAAATTTAAAGATATAAATAAAGGAGCTATGTATACAGCTTTTAGGTTTTTAGATATAATTATTCTAGCTATGATTGCTCCTTACTTGAATAATAAAGAAGATTTAAATAAGATATTTATTCAATCAGTTATATATTCACTATCTATAATTTTATTGGTAACTATAGTAACTCAAGTATCATTAGGGATAGAGTTTGCTAAGTATTCTAATTTTCCATTTTTTACTTTTACTAGATTGATAAATATACTTGATTTTATTCAAAGAATAGATGCATTGTATATAGTTTCTTGGATAGTAGGCAATATTGGTAAAATTACTGGATATCTATATTTTTCAGCATTAGCATTTAATCAAGTTTTTAAAAAAGGTGATCATAAAAACTATATTATTCCAATAACATTAATTATATTAATTGCAGTTATATTAATAAAGGATAAAAAATCTATATTGGGAATTAAAGGTTTAATTGAAGATATTATTTTAGTTATGTCTATATTATCTATAGGAATTTTACCTATAATTACATTTATGATATACTTTTTTAGGAGAAAAACAATTAACAAAGAAGGAGATTAA
- a CDS encoding Ger(x)C family spore germination protein, with product MKKVLLLSIFLIITLILTGCWNATELNNIGITLLLGLDIENGKVVLTAEVINPTSAKEKTSMERDYVVKYVQGIGNNIFEAFRDITLKFDRRIFVAHNKVIILGEEFAKKGLIKEIDLLSRDNEERETAYLFVAKGAKAYEVMGINNGLEEIPANYLLKLIENYKLNPKAMNIDIIHFLKDYYDRGIEPTLGIIEKKNKKQIMKMSNTSNEKYELSILGSAVFNKDRLVGYLDGNDTKGLNFIKGRVKHGIIVFPIPETYMDKETVNFFLSKDKIENKDLDLNTLDITKTKTKNDIEIIDGNIILKTNIVLRGMIWEIQEDIDMTKLENIKILEDACSYAVEEGVRSTFMKAQNEFRMDIFGFGDIFHRKYPKEWAKIKHNWNEIFSQTDVEIEVKTNIIRTGLTNIPANNVKGD from the coding sequence ATGAAGAAGGTTTTATTATTAAGTATATTTTTAATAATAACTTTGATATTAACAGGATGTTGGAATGCTACAGAGTTAAATAATATTGGAATTACTTTACTATTGGGGCTTGATATAGAAAATGGTAAAGTAGTTTTAACTGCTGAAGTTATCAATCCTACTTCAGCAAAGGAAAAAACTAGTATGGAAAGAGATTATGTTGTAAAATATGTTCAAGGTATTGGAAACAATATATTTGAAGCTTTTAGGGATATTACTTTAAAATTTGATAGAAGAATTTTTGTAGCACATAATAAGGTGATAATACTAGGAGAAGAATTTGCTAAAAAAGGATTGATAAAAGAAATAGATCTTTTATCTAGGGATAATGAAGAGAGAGAAACAGCATATTTATTTGTTGCAAAAGGAGCTAAAGCTTATGAAGTTATGGGAATTAATAATGGGCTTGAAGAAATACCTGCTAATTATTTATTGAAATTAATTGAAAATTATAAATTAAATCCTAAAGCTATGAATATTGATATAATACATTTTTTAAAGGATTATTATGATAGGGGTATAGAACCAACATTGGGAATAATAGAGAAAAAAAACAAAAAACAAATAATGAAAATGTCCAATACATCTAATGAAAAATATGAATTATCCATATTAGGTTCAGCAGTTTTTAATAAAGATAGATTGGTTGGATATTTAGATGGAAATGATACTAAAGGATTAAATTTTATAAAAGGAAGGGTAAAGCATGGAATTATAGTATTCCCTATTCCAGAAACTTATATGGATAAAGAAACTGTGAACTTTTTCCTATCAAAGGATAAAATTGAAAACAAAGATCTAGATTTAAATACATTGGATATAACAAAAACAAAAACTAAAAATGATATTGAAATAATAGACGGAAATATAATTTTAAAGACCAATATTGTTTTAAGGGGAATGATTTGGGAAATACAAGAGGATATAGATATGACTAAATTAGAGAATATAAAAATATTAGAAGACGCTTGTTCTTATGCAGTAGAAGAAGGTGTAAGGAGTACTTTTATGAAGGCTCAGAATGAGTTTAGAATGGATATATTTGGATTTGGAGATATATTTCATAGGAAATATCCTAAGGAATGGGCAAAAATCAAACATAATTGGAATGAAATCTTTTCCCAAACAGATGTGGAGATAGAAGTTAAAACAAATATAATAAGAACAGGTCTTACTAACATACCTGCTAATAATGTTAAAGGAGATTAA
- the pyrE gene encoding orotate phosphoribosyltransferase — MLLNLLKDTGALMEGHFLLSSGKHSDGYVQCAKLLMYPDKAEKAIGLIADKLKDIDFDIVVGPAMGGIIVSYELARQTGKPGIFVEREDGKMKLRRGFSIEKGQKILIAEDVVTTGKSSYEAIKAVEEQGGEVVGIACIVDRSDGDIRYPIYSGIKLNINTYDEGNCPLCKQNIPIEKPGSRKITAK; from the coding sequence ATGTTGTTGAATTTATTAAAGGATACAGGAGCCTTAATGGAGGGACATTTTTTATTATCTTCTGGGAAGCATAGCGATGGTTATGTCCAATGTGCTAAATTGTTGATGTATCCTGATAAGGCAGAAAAGGCTATTGGATTAATAGCGGATAAATTAAAAGATATAGATTTTGATATAGTTGTTGGACCTGCTATGGGAGGTATAATTGTAAGCTATGAATTAGCTCGTCAAACGGGAAAACCTGGTATATTTGTAGAAAGAGAAGATGGTAAGATGAAATTAAGAAGGGGGTTTTCCATAGAAAAAGGGCAAAAGATATTAATAGCTGAAGATGTGGTAACTACTGGTAAATCATCTTATGAAGCTATAAAAGCTGTAGAGGAACAAGGTGGTGAAGTTGTAGGAATTGCTTGTATCGTAGATAGAAGTGATGGAGATATTAGGTACCCTATATATAGCGGAATAAAACTTAATATAAATACCTATGATGAAGGTAATTGTCCTTTATGTAAACAAAACATACCAATAGAAAAGCCAGGAAGTAGAAAAATAACTGCCAAATAG
- a CDS encoding dihydroorotate dehydrogenase electron transfer subunit, with translation MKEGYREVTICSNREIATDIYEMKIKETGILGVPGQFYMLRGWQGLDPFLPRPISICDISDDEITFLYEIRGKGTGIMAGLKAMDRIEILGPLGNGFELNSKGNIAIISGGIGIAPMIYTMKSIDSPIDFYCGFRDEVYYIDEIKKYVNNIYITTEDGSVGHKGFITELFVPDRYDMVMTCGPIPMMKKVVEMCKDKVPVFISMESRMACGIGACLGCSIETTWGMKRVCKDGPVFSGEEVIFYD, from the coding sequence GTGAAGGAAGGGTATAGGGAAGTTACTATTTGTTCCAACAGAGAAATAGCAACTGACATATATGAAATGAAAATAAAAGAAACAGGGATCTTAGGAGTTCCTGGTCAATTTTATATGTTAAGGGGTTGGCAAGGATTAGATCCTTTTTTACCTAGACCTATTAGTATATGTGATATTTCAGATGATGAAATTACTTTTTTGTATGAGATTAGAGGTAAGGGAACAGGTATCATGGCTGGTTTAAAGGCAATGGATAGAATAGAGATATTAGGACCTTTAGGAAATGGATTTGAGCTAAATTCAAAAGGAAATATTGCAATAATATCTGGAGGTATTGGAATAGCACCGATGATATATACCATGAAAAGTATTGATAGTCCTATAGATTTTTATTGTGGATTTAGAGATGAAGTTTACTATATAGATGAGATAAAAAAATATGTAAATAATATATATATAACTACGGAAGATGGCTCTGTTGGACATAAGGGATTTATCACAGAGTTATTTGTTCCAGATAGATATGATATGGTCATGACATGTGGACCTATTCCAATGATGAAAAAGGTAGTAGAAATGTGCAAGGATAAAGTTCCCGTATTTATATCTATGGAAAGTAGAATGGCTTGTGGCATAGGTGCTTGTTTAGGTTGTAGTATTGAAACTACTTGGGGAATGAAAAGAGTATGTAAAGATGGACCAGTTTTTTCTGGTGAGGAGGTAATCTTTTATGATTGA